A genomic region of Staphylococcus roterodami contains the following coding sequences:
- a CDS encoding Gfo/Idh/MocA family oxidoreductase, producing MTIKVGIIGCGGIANGKHMPSLQKVEDVEMVAFCDVDISKAECAAEAYGTKDAQVYDDYQDLLKDKEIDVIHVCTPNDSHCEITVAGLYAGKHVMCEKPMAKTTAEAQKMIDAAQEIGKKLTIGYQNRFRSDSQILYQSAQRGDLGDIYFGKAHAIRRRAVPTWGVFLNEEAQGGGPLIDIGTHALDLTLWMMNNYEPESVMGSTFHKLNKQHDAANAWGSWNPDEFTVEDSAFGFIKMKNGATIILESAWAINSLEVDEAKCSLSGTKAGADMKDGLRIHGEDMGTLYTKHVELENKGVDFYEGNEVDEAEEEAKAWINAIVNDTEPVVKPEQAMIVTKILEAIYQSAKSGKAVYFD from the coding sequence ATGACGATTAAAGTTGGAATTATTGGATGTGGTGGTATTGCAAATGGCAAACACATGCCTAGTTTGCAAAAAGTTGAAGATGTTGAAATGGTCGCATTTTGCGATGTAGATATTTCGAAAGCGGAGTGTGCGGCAGAAGCATATGGCACGAAAGATGCACAAGTTTATGATGACTATCAAGATTTGTTAAAAGATAAAGAGATTGATGTTATCCATGTATGTACACCGAATGATTCACATTGTGAAATTACAGTAGCGGGATTATACGCTGGTAAACATGTGATGTGTGAAAAACCGATGGCTAAAACGACAGCAGAAGCTCAAAAAATGATAGATGCAGCTCAAGAAATAGGTAAAAAGTTAACAATAGGTTATCAAAACCGTTTCCGTTCAGATAGTCAAATTTTATATCAATCAGCGCAACGTGGTGATTTAGGTGACATTTACTTTGGAAAAGCACATGCAATTCGTCGACGTGCTGTGCCAACATGGGGCGTTTTCTTAAATGAGGAAGCACAAGGTGGTGGCCCTTTAATTGACATCGGGACGCATGCATTAGATTTAACATTATGGATGATGAATAATTATGAACCAGAATCAGTGATGGGTTCAACATTTCATAAATTAAATAAACAACATGATGCTGCAAATGCTTGGGGATCATGGAATCCAGATGAATTTACAGTTGAAGATTCTGCATTTGGATTCATTAAAATGAAAAACGGTGCAACCATTATTTTAGAATCTGCATGGGCAATTAATTCTTTGGAAGTTGATGAAGCAAAATGTTCGTTATCCGGAACAAAAGCGGGAGCTGATATGAAAGACGGTTTGCGTATTCATGGAGAAGATATGGGGACACTTTATACTAAACATGTTGAATTAGAAAACAAAGGTGTCGACTTTTATGAAGGTAATGAAGTGGACGAAGCTGAAGAAGAAGCGAAAGCATGGATAAATGCAATTGTGAATGATACAGAACCAGTTGTGAAACCTGAACAAGCAATGATAGTAACTAAAATACTTGAAGCAATTTATCAATCTGCAAAATCAGGCAAAGCCGTTTACTTTGATTAA
- a CDS encoding Gfo/Idh/MocA family oxidoreductase, translated as MTKLNVGVIGVGGIAQDRHIPALLKLKDKVSLVAVQDINTVQMIDVAKRFNIPHAVETPRELFKLVDAVIICTPNKFHADLSIEALNHGVHVMCEKPMAMTTEECDRMIEAANRNQKLLTVAYHYRHTDVAITAKKAIESGVVGKPLVARVQAMRRRKVPGWGVFTNKALQGGGSLIDYGCHLLDLSMWLLGKDMLPQNVLGKTYNQLSKQPNQINDWGTFDHETFDVDDHVTSYMTFSNRASMQFECSWSANIKEDKMHVSLSGENGGINLFPFEIYEPRFGTIVESCADVEHNEDIAGDSQARNFVNACLGIEEIVVKPEEARNVNALIEAIYRSDLDDKSIQL; from the coding sequence ATGACTAAACTAAACGTTGGTGTGATAGGTGTTGGCGGCATTGCACAAGACCGTCATATTCCAGCATTACTGAAACTAAAAGATAAAGTTTCACTAGTAGCAGTGCAAGATATTAACACCGTGCAAATGATTGATGTTGCCAAACGTTTTAATATTCCGCATGCAGTTGAAACGCCAAGAGAATTGTTTAAACTCGTTGATGCGGTTATCATATGCACGCCTAACAAATTCCATGCTGATCTTTCAATAGAAGCATTGAATCATGGTGTCCATGTAATGTGTGAAAAACCAATGGCAATGACGACAGAAGAGTGTGATCGTATGATTGAAGCTGCTAACAGAAACCAAAAATTATTAACTGTTGCGTATCATTACCGACATACTGATGTCGCTATAACTGCTAAAAAAGCAATTGAATCAGGTGTGGTTGGTAAACCTTTAGTAGCACGTGTACAAGCGATGCGTAGGCGTAAAGTGCCTGGATGGGGTGTTTTTACAAATAAAGCATTGCAAGGTGGCGGTAGCTTAATCGACTATGGATGCCATTTATTAGATTTATCCATGTGGTTATTAGGTAAAGATATGTTGCCACAAAATGTTTTAGGAAAAACATATAATCAATTGAGCAAACAGCCGAATCAAATTAATGATTGGGGAACATTTGATCATGAAACATTTGATGTGGATGATCATGTCACGAGTTATATGACATTTTCCAATCGAGCTAGTATGCAGTTTGAATGTTCTTGGTCTGCAAATATTAAAGAAGACAAGATGCACGTAAGTTTATCGGGTGAAAATGGCGGTATTAATTTATTTCCTTTTGAAATTTATGAACCCCGTTTTGGAACTATTGTTGAAAGTTGTGCTGATGTTGAGCATAACGAAGACATCGCTGGAGATAGTCAGGCTCGAAACTTTGTTAATGCGTGTTTAGGGATAGAAGAGATTGTGGTGAAACCGGAAGAAGCACGCAATGTAAATGCCCTTATAGAAGCGATTTATCGTAGTGATTTAGATGATAAGAGCATACAACTTTAA
- a CDS encoding sugar phosphate isomerase/epimerase, which translates to MKIGVFSVLFYDKNFEEMLDYVAESGLDMIEVGTGGNPGDKFCKLDELLENEDKRQVFMKSITDRGLQISGFSCHNNPISPDPEEAKEADETLRKTIRLANLLDVPVVNTFSGIAGSDDTAKKPNWPVTPWPTAYSEIYDYQWNEKLIPYWKDLAEFAKEQDVKIAIELHAGFLVHTPYTMLKLREATNEYIGANLDPSHLWWQGIDPVAAIRILGQANAIHHFHAKDTYINQENVNMYGLTDMQPYGNVATRAWTFRTVGYGHSPYIWADIISQLIINGYDYVLSIEHEDPIMSVEEGFQKACQTLKTVNIYDKPADMWWA; encoded by the coding sequence ATGAAAATAGGTGTATTTTCAGTATTATTTTACGATAAAAACTTTGAGGAAATGTTGGATTATGTTGCAGAATCTGGATTAGATATGATTGAAGTTGGAACAGGTGGTAATCCAGGAGATAAATTCTGTAAGCTAGATGAATTATTAGAAAACGAAGACAAGAGACAAGTATTTATGAAGTCAATTACAGACAGAGGATTGCAAATAAGTGGCTTCAGTTGTCATAACAATCCAATTTCGCCAGACCCTGAAGAAGCAAAAGAAGCGGATGAAACTTTACGTAAAACAATTCGTTTAGCAAATCTTTTAGATGTACCTGTTGTTAATACGTTCTCTGGAATTGCTGGTTCAGATGATACAGCTAAAAAACCAAACTGGCCTGTGACACCTTGGCCAACAGCATACTCTGAAATATATGATTATCAGTGGAATGAAAAGTTGATACCATATTGGAAAGATTTAGCTGAATTTGCAAAAGAACAAGATGTTAAAATTGCAATAGAGTTACATGCAGGATTTTTAGTGCATACACCATACACAATGTTGAAATTACGTGAAGCTACGAACGAATATATTGGTGCTAATTTAGATCCAAGTCATTTATGGTGGCAAGGAATTGATCCAGTTGCCGCAATCCGAATTTTAGGCCAAGCAAATGCAATACATCACTTCCATGCAAAAGATACGTACATTAATCAAGAAAATGTAAACATGTATGGATTAACTGATATGCAACCATATGGTAATGTTGCAACAAGAGCATGGACATTCCGTACAGTTGGTTATGGACACAGTCCGTATATTTGGGCAGATATCATTAGTCAACTTATTATTAATGGTTACGACTATGTATTAAGTATTGAACATGAAGATCCGATTATGTCAGTAGAAGAAGGTTTCCAAAAAGCATGTCAAACATTGAAGACTGTTAATATTTACGATAAACCAGCTGACATGTGGTGGGCATAA
- a CDS encoding isoprenylcysteine carboxyl methyltransferase family protein, producing MILSILLIFFCIRLISLKISINHSKQLKADGAVEYGVKNSKLLAITHVLIYVCAGIEVLINKDTFSLANGIGLVILIFAYIMLFMVIKTLGSIWTLKLFILPNHPIIKSGLYKITKHPNYFLNIIPELIGVLLLTHATYTTILLVPYAYFLYVRIKQEEKLMNL from the coding sequence ATGATTTTATCTATATTACTGATCTTTTTCTGTATCCGATTAATCAGCTTAAAGATTTCAATTAATCATTCAAAACAATTAAAAGCAGATGGTGCTGTTGAATACGGCGTTAAAAATTCAAAGCTATTAGCTATTACACACGTATTAATTTATGTTTGTGCAGGTATAGAAGTTCTTATTAATAAAGATACTTTTAGCTTAGCAAATGGCATCGGATTAGTTATTTTAATCTTTGCTTACATCATGTTATTTATGGTAATTAAAACACTTGGCAGTATCTGGACGTTAAAATTATTCATTTTACCAAATCACCCTATTATTAAATCAGGATTATACAAAATTACGAAGCACCCAAATTATTTCTTAAACATAATCCCAGAATTAATCGGTGTATTATTATTAACACACGCAACATACACTACAATCTTATTAGTTCCATATGCATATTTCTTATATGTTCGAATTAAACAAGAAGAGAAATTAATGAATTTATAA
- the uhpT gene encoding hexose-6-phosphate:phosphate antiporter, with translation MNFFDIHKVPNKGIPLSVQRKLWLRNFMQAFFVVFFVYMAMYLIRNNFKAAQPFLKEEIGLSTLELGYIGLAFSITYGLGKTLLGYFVDGRNTKRIISFLLILSAITVLIMGFVLSYFGSVMGLLIVLWGLNGVFQSVGGPASYSTISRWAPRTKRGRYLGFWNTSHNIGGAIAGGVALWGANVFFHGNVIGMFIFPSVIALLIGIATLFIGKDDPEELGWNRAEEIWEEPVDKENIDSQGMTKWEIFKKYILGNPVIWILCISNVFVYIVRIGIDNWAPLYVSEHLHFNKGDAVNTIFYFEIGALVASLLWGYVSDLLKGRRAIVAIGCMFMITFVVLFYTNATSVTMVNISLFALGALIFGPQLLIGVSLTGFVPKNAISVANGMTGSFAYLFGDSMAKVGLAAIADPTRNGLNVFGYTLSGWTDVFIVFYVALFLGMILLGVVAYYEEKKIRSLKI, from the coding sequence ATGAACTTTTTTGATATCCATAAGGTTCCAAACAAAGGCATTCCATTATCAGTACAACGTAAATTATGGCTTAGAAACTTTATGCAAGCTTTCTTCGTTGTGTTCTTTGTGTATATGGCTATGTACTTAATTCGAAACAACTTTAAAGCGGCACAACCATTTTTAAAAGAAGAAATCGGATTATCTACATTGGAACTTGGTTATATCGGATTAGCATTTAGTATCACGTACGGTTTAGGGAAAACGTTGCTTGGTTATTTTGTCGATGGACGTAACACAAAACGTATTATTTCTTTCTTACTTATTTTATCTGCTATTACAGTTTTAATTATGGGATTCGTATTAAGTTACTTTGGTTCTGTAATGGGATTATTAATTGTTCTTTGGGGACTTAACGGAGTATTTCAATCGGTTGGTGGACCTGCAAGTTATTCAACAATTTCACGATGGGCACCTCGAACGAAACGTGGTCGTTATTTAGGGTTCTGGAATACATCTCATAATATTGGTGGTGCCATTGCAGGTGGTGTCGCACTTTGGGGGGCTAATGTATTCTTCCATGGTAATGTTATAGGTATGTTCATTTTCCCTTCAGTAATCGCATTACTTATTGGTATCGCAACGTTATTTATCGGAAAAGACGATCCAGAAGAATTAGGTTGGAATCGTGCTGAAGAAATTTGGGAAGAGCCGGTTGATAAGGAAAATATTGATTCTCAAGGTATGACGAAATGGGAAATCTTTAAAAAATATATCCTGGGAAATCCGGTTATATGGATTCTATGTATCTCGAACGTATTTGTATATATCGTGCGTATCGGTATTGATAACTGGGCGCCATTATATGTGTCAGAGCATTTACACTTTAATAAAGGTGATGCAGTTAACACAATTTTCTACTTTGAAATTGGTGCATTAGTTGCAAGTTTATTATGGGGTTATGTATCAGACTTGTTAAAAGGACGACGCGCAATTGTAGCTATTGGATGTATGTTCATGATTACATTCGTTGTATTGTTCTATACAAATGCGACAAGTGTAACAATGGTAAATATTTCATTGTTTGCATTAGGTGCTTTAATATTCGGCCCACAACTATTAATCGGTGTATCATTAACTGGTTTTGTTCCTAAAAATGCCATTAGTGTGGCTAACGGTATGACAGGTTCATTCGCTTATTTATTCGGTGACTCAATGGCTAAAGTTGGATTAGCTGCTATTGCAGATCCAACACGTAATGGTTTGAATGTTTTTGGCTATACACTAAGTGGTTGGACAGATGTGTTTATCGTCTTCTATGTAGCGTTATTCCTAGGCATGATTTTGTTAGGTGTCGTTGCATATTATGAAGAAAAGAAAATTAGAAGTTTAAAAATTTAA
- a CDS encoding response regulator yields MFKVVICDDERIIREGLKQMIPWGEYHFNTIYTAKDGVEALSLIRQHQPALVITDIRMPRKNGVDLLNDIGHLNCNVIILSSYDDFEYMKAGIQHHVLDYLLKPVDHAQLEGILKRLVRMLLEQQSHYGRSLAPCHDAFQPLLKVEYDDYYVNQIIDQIKQSYQTKVSVSDLIQHIEVSESYAMRTFKDHVGITIVDYLNRYRILQSLQLLDRHYKHYEIADKVGFSEYKMFSYHFKKYLQMSPSDYSKQTK; encoded by the coding sequence ATGTTTAAAGTTGTGATTTGTGATGATGAACGTATTATACGAGAAGGTTTAAAACAAATGATTCCTTGGGGAGAATATCATTTTAACACGATATATACTGCTAAAGATGGCGTTGAAGCTCTGTCACTCATTCGTCAACATCAACCTGCTTTAGTTATCACTGATATTCGTATGCCTCGAAAAAATGGCGTCGATTTACTCAATGATATTGGACATTTAAATTGCAATGTTATCATATTATCCAGTTATGATGATTTCGAATATATGAAAGCTGGCATTCAACACCATGTTCTAGATTATTTATTAAAGCCCGTAGATCACGCTCAATTAGAAGGTATTTTAAAGCGACTTGTTCGAATGTTATTAGAGCAACAGTCACATTACGGACGTAGCTTAGCTCCTTGCCACGACGCTTTCCAGCCATTATTAAAAGTGGAATATGATGATTATTATGTTAATCAGATAATCGATCAAATTAAGCAATCTTATCAAACGAAAGTATCTGTGTCAGATTTAATTCAACATATTGAAGTTAGTGAATCATATGCAATGCGCACATTTAAAGACCACGTTGGCATTACAATTGTCGATTATTTAAATCGCTATCGTATTTTACAATCTCTACAACTCCTTGATCGTCATTATAAGCATTATGAAATTGCAGATAAAGTTGGCTTTTCAGAATATAAAATGTTCAGCTATCATTTTAAAAAATATTTACAAATGTCGCCGAGTGATTATAGTAAACAAACAAAATAG
- a CDS encoding sensor histidine kinase, with protein MTAYKPYRHQLRRSLFASTIFPVFLVIIIGLISFYAIYIWIEHRTIHQHTDESQAELQRTEKHIRTFIKQNHQSFNDLDLTNNHDVTVTKRELLKLIHEQPATLYYELSGPKQFITNNYEHLNTKQMYLFSENQLKFKNATYTLKLYMANTPRLSEIKKDSRQFALIVDQYDNILYANDDRFTIGEKYKPAQFGFMNESVNLNNADHRLIIYKDIHETIEDGITLLIVMIIVLFLLVIFGFVSADNMAKRQTKDIETIIQKIYYAKNRHLGAYTPLNNNSELEEINNYIYDLFESNEQLIHSIEHTERRLRDIQLKEIERQFQPHFLFNTMQTIQYLITLSPKLAQTVVQQLSQMLRYSLRTNSHTVKLDEELQYIEQYVAIQNIRFDDMIKLHIESSENARHQTIGKMMIQPLVENAIKHGRDTETLIIKIRLSLRPHALHILVCDNGIGMSDSQLKHVRQSLNDDVFDTEHLGLNHLHNKAMIQYGSIARLHIFSKPNQGTLICYKIPISRGNVDV; from the coding sequence ATGACAGCATATAAACCATATAGACACCAATTAAGAAGATCGTTATTTGCGTCAACCATTTTCCCAGTATTTTTAGTAATTATTATTGGATTGATAAGCTTCTACGCAATATATATTTGGATTGAACATCGAACAATTCATCAACATACTGATGAAAGCCAAGCAGAATTACAACGTACCGAGAAGCATATACGGACATTCATTAAACAAAACCATCAATCATTTAATGATCTTGATTTAACAAATAATCATGATGTTACTGTTACAAAACGTGAATTATTAAAATTAATACATGAACAACCTGCTACACTTTATTATGAATTATCTGGACCGAAGCAATTTATAACTAACAATTATGAACATCTAAATACAAAACAAATGTATTTATTTTCAGAAAACCAACTTAAGTTCAAAAATGCTACATATACGCTCAAGCTGTATATGGCCAATACGCCACGATTAAGTGAAATTAAAAAAGACAGCCGTCAATTTGCACTTATTGTTGATCAATATGACAACATTCTATATGCCAATGATGATCGTTTTACTATTGGTGAAAAATACAAACCAGCACAATTCGGCTTTATGAATGAGTCAGTAAACCTAAACAACGCAGATCATCGTCTCATTATTTACAAAGATATACATGAAACGATTGAAGATGGTATTACATTATTGATTGTCATGATTATCGTTCTGTTTTTACTTGTCATTTTTGGATTTGTTAGCGCAGATAATATGGCTAAACGACAAACGAAAGATATCGAAACTATTATTCAAAAGATTTACTATGCTAAAAATCGACATCTAGGTGCTTATACACCATTAAATAATAATAGCGAACTAGAAGAAATAAATAATTATATCTATGATTTATTTGAATCAAATGAACAATTGATTCACTCGATTGAACATACTGAACGTCGATTAAGGGATATACAATTAAAAGAGATTGAACGTCAATTTCAACCTCATTTTTTATTCAACACGATGCAAACAATACAATATTTAATCACATTGTCACCTAAACTAGCACAAACTGTCGTACAACAATTATCGCAAATGTTGCGTTATTCACTACGTACAAACTCACATACTGTCAAGTTAGACGAAGAATTACAATATATTGAACAGTATGTCGCGATACAAAATATTCGTTTCGATGACATGATAAAACTTCATATTGAAAGTTCCGAAAATGCACGACACCAAACTATTGGGAAAATGATGATTCAACCTCTCGTGGAAAATGCTATTAAACATGGCAGAGATACAGAAACATTAATTATCAAAATTAGACTATCATTAAGACCTCATGCTTTGCATATTTTAGTTTGCGATAATGGTATCGGTATGTCAGATTCCCAATTAAAACATGTGCGTCAATCACTAAATGATGATGTATTTGATACTGAACATCTAGGTTTAAATCATTTACATAATAAGGCGATGATTCAATACGGCTCAATTGCTCGCCTTCATATTTTTTCAAAACCAAATCAAGGCACATTAATTTGTTATAAAATACCAATTTCAAGGGGGAATGTAGATGTTTAA
- a CDS encoding extracellular solute-binding protein — MKLKTYTLLLFLIFLAACSNTHHSETEKNVLTVYSPYPANLIRPILNDFEKREHVKIEIKRGSTQVLLSNLHKEKLSERGDVFMGGVLSETIDHPEDFVPYQDRSVTQQLDDYQSNNKYVTSFLLMPTVIVVNKDLQGDIAIRGYKDLLQPVLKGRIAYSNPNTTTTGYQHMRAIYSINHQVSDVHQFQNHAMQLSQTSKVIEDVSKGKYYAGLSYEQDARTWKNKGYPISIIYPTEGTMLNVDGIALVKNAHPHPKRKKLVQYLTSRSVQQRLVAEFDAKSIRKDVTEQNDQSIASLKNIPLIPKSKLPNIPHHKFLEMIQ, encoded by the coding sequence ATGAAATTAAAAACTTATACCTTACTATTATTTCTCATTTTTTTAGCAGCATGTTCAAATACACATCATTCAGAAACAGAAAAGAACGTATTAACCGTATACTCCCCGTATCCAGCAAATTTAATTCGTCCGATTTTAAATGATTTTGAAAAACGAGAACACGTCAAAATAGAAATTAAACGAGGATCTACACAAGTATTGCTTTCGAATTTACATAAGGAGAAACTTTCTGAACGTGGTGATGTCTTTATGGGTGGCGTATTATCAGAAACGATTGATCATCCAGAGGATTTTGTACCCTATCAAGATCGTTCTGTCACACAACAACTAGATGATTATCAATCAAACAATAAATATGTAACCAGTTTTCTTTTAATGCCTACAGTAATTGTGGTGAATAAAGACTTACAAGGTGATATTGCCATTCGAGGTTATAAAGATTTGTTGCAACCTGTGCTTAAAGGACGTATCGCATATTCTAATCCAAACACAACAACCACAGGTTACCAACATATGCGTGCTATTTATAGTATAAATCATCAAGTGAGTGATGTTCATCAGTTTCAAAATCACGCAATGCAACTTTCACAAACTTCTAAAGTTATTGAAGATGTATCGAAAGGTAAATACTATGCAGGACTTAGCTATGAGCAGGATGCACGCACATGGAAAAACAAAGGCTATCCTATATCTATCATTTATCCAACAGAAGGTACGATGTTAAATGTTGACGGTATTGCATTAGTTAAAAATGCACATCCTCACCCTAAACGTAAGAAGTTAGTGCAATATTTAACAAGTCGGTCTGTACAACAACGTTTAGTCGCTGAGTTTGATGCTAAATCAATTCGAAAAGATGTCACTGAACAAAATGACCAATCTATTGCCAGTCTGAAGAATATACCTTTAATACCGAAGTCTAAATTACCGAACATTCCGCATCATAAGTTTTTGGAGATGATTCAATGA